One Methanocaldococcus villosus KIN24-T80 genomic window carries:
- the trpA gene encoding tryptophan synthase subunit alpha, with the protein MKISEKFEELKKKGEKAFIAFYVAGDPNIEMSERALEVICKYADIVEIGIPFSDPVADGLTIQKADVRALSSGMTPIKAFEIVKRLNSKFPKVPKVFLTYYNIIFKMGEEEFVKRCKEVGVAGIIVPDLPLEESDSLYNICKKYGVDLIYLVAPTTTEERLKKILERASGFVYAVSVTGTTGEREKIAEETKELIKRVKKYSKIPVCVGFGISKKEHVEELCSIADGAIVGSAIVKLVEKYKGEEFLRELEKFVKELKEGTKKKIIIKN; encoded by the coding sequence ATGAAAATCTCTGAAAAATTTGAAGAATTAAAGAAAAAAGGAGAAAAAGCATTTATAGCTTTTTATGTTGCAGGAGATCCTAACATAGAGATGTCAGAAAGGGCTTTAGAAGTTATATGCAAATATGCTGATATTGTTGAAATAGGAATTCCTTTTTCTGATCCTGTTGCTGATGGTTTAACAATACAAAAAGCTGATGTCAGGGCACTTTCATCAGGTATGACACCAATAAAAGCTTTTGAGATTGTTAAAAGATTAAATAGCAAATTTCCAAAAGTACCAAAAGTATTTTTAACATATTATAATATTATTTTTAAAATGGGAGAAGAAGAGTTTGTTAAAAGATGTAAAGAGGTTGGAGTAGCTGGAATAATTGTCCCAGATTTACCATTGGAAGAGTCAGACTCACTATATAATATTTGTAAAAAGTATGGTGTAGATCTCATCTATCTGGTAGCTCCAACCACAACAGAAGAAAGATTAAAAAAAATATTAGAAAGAGCTTCAGGATTTGTCTATGCAGTTTCTGTTACTGGAACTACGGGAGAAAGAGAAAAAATAGCTGAAGAAACTAAAGAATTAATTAAAAGGGTCAAAAAATATTCAAAAATTCCTGTATGTGTTGGATTTGGGATATCTAAAAAGGAACATGTTGAAGAGTTATGTAGTATAGCTGATGGAGCTATTGTGGGTAGTGCTATTGTTAAACTTGTAGAAAAGTATAAAGGTGAAGAGTTTTTAAGAGAACTTGAGAAATTTGTTAAAGAATTAAAAGAAGG
- the hisI gene encoding phosphoribosyl-AMP cyclohydrolase — translation MEGVLLIEGLKFREIDGERLIVAVVCDENKNVLMVAFMNEEALKKTLETGYMHYYSTSRKKLWKKGEESGNYQKLIKVYADCDKDCLLFIVKQHGNACHEGYYSCFHYKLENGKFVLTEEYYK, via the coding sequence ATGGAGGGGGTGTTATTGATAGAAGGTCTTAAATTTAGGGAGATTGATGGAGAAAGGCTAATAGTTGCTGTTGTATGTGATGAAAATAAGAATGTCTTAATGGTAGCTTTTATGAATGAAGAGGCATTAAAAAAGACATTGGAAACAGGATATATGCATTATTATTCAACAAGTAGAAAAAAACTATGGAAAAAAGGAGAAGAGAGTGGAAATTATCAAAAATTAATAAAGGTTTATGCTGACTGTGACAAGGATTGTTTATTGTTTATAGTAAAACAACATGGTAATGCCTGTCATGAAGGCTATTATTCATGCTTCCATTACAAATTAGAAAATGGTAAATTTGTTCTAACAGAAGAGTATTATAAGTGA
- a CDS encoding DUF1947 domain-containing protein codes for MKRHFLSKKEIKNLKKELEEYVNIELPKKNIEVAVFDDFEVYLLDKEPIAIKKDNKIFPSLKLLLKNNPKKNIVIVDTGAIKFLIKGADVMVPGIKEVDNFNKGDVVFVLDEVHKKPICVGIALMSHEEIKNSEKGKAIKNIHYVGDKIWNFKG; via the coding sequence ATAAAGAGACACTTTCTTAGTAAAAAAGAAATAAAAAATTTAAAAAAAGAGCTTGAAGAGTATGTAAATATAGAGTTACCAAAAAAGAATATAGAAGTTGCTGTTTTTGATGATTTTGAAGTTTATTTATTAGATAAAGAACCAATAGCTATAAAGAAGGATAATAAGATATTTCCATCATTAAAATTACTGTTAAAGAATAATCCAAAGAAAAATATAGTTATAGTTGATACAGGAGCTATAAAATTTCTAATAAAAGGAGCTGATGTAATGGTTCCTGGAATAAAGGAGGTAGATAATTTTAATAAGGGAGATGTAGTTTTTGTTTTAGATGAAGTTCATAAAAAGCCAATATGTGTAGGAATAGCTTTAATGTCTCATGAAGAAATAAAGAATTCTGAAAAAGGAAAAGCTATAAAGAATATACACTATGTTGGAGATAAAATTTGGAATTTTAAAGGGTGA
- the hxlB gene encoding 6-phospho-3-hexuloisomerase translates to MELNIILKNISSLENILNSEAVEDMINRILKANRIFIFGVGRSGYVGRCFAMRLIHLGLKAYFVGETVTPAYKKEDLLILISGSGKTEAVINVAKKAKKINNNIIAVVCKYGDLHKLADLTITLDVKKSNYLPLGTAFEEKAMIFFDLIVAELMKRLNKSEDDLLNEHCNLL, encoded by the coding sequence TTGGAGTTAAATATTATATTAAAAAATATTTCCTCATTAGAGAATATTCTTAATTCAGAAGCTGTAGAAGATATGATTAATAGAATATTAAAAGCCAATAGAATTTTTATTTTTGGTGTTGGAAGAAGTGGTTATGTTGGGAGATGTTTTGCTATGAGGCTTATTCATTTAGGATTAAAAGCTTATTTTGTTGGAGAAACTGTAACACCTGCATACAAAAAAGAAGATCTTCTCATCCTAATATCTGGTTCTGGAAAAACTGAAGCTGTAATAAATGTAGCTAAAAAAGCTAAAAAGATAAATAATAATATTATAGCAGTGGTTTGTAAATATGGAGATCTTCATAAATTAGCAGATTTGACTATAACTTTAGATGTTAAAAAATCTAATTATTTACCATTAGGAACAGCATTTGAAGAGAAAGCTATGATATTTTTTGACCTTATTGTGGCTGAACTTATGAAAAGACTTAATAAAAGTGAAGATGATTTATTAAATGAACATTGTAATTTATTGTAA
- a CDS encoding DEAD/DEAH box helicase: MYITHPLIKPNKLEARLYQQIIAAMALNKNTLVVLPTGLGKTAIAILTIAGMLTKKDGKVLFLAPTRPLVEQHYRTLKEILNIDEDKIIALTGKISPDKREKLYRQGKIFVATPQVIENDIISKRINIDEFVLLIADEAHHTVGNHAYSFVAKHFKDKCRVLALTASPGSDIEKILEICENLGIEHIEIRTGDEPDVRPYLLTVKIIPVKIDLPLEFRKALKLLDEAIKDRLKFLKEKGVIDSVRITKTDLIELNNKLFSYDDEVKYELIRICSEALKLMHAKELLETQGKSIFLNYMEKLQNQRTKSAKNIFEDNRVREAILLLKNTDVEHPKLNKTVELVKKILNNNKNERIIVFTQYRNTVEKIVNLLKQEGINAIRFIGQASRDGKGMSQKEQVEAIERFKNEGGVLVSTSVSEEGIDIPTVNYIIFYEPVPSEIRFIQRRGRAMRGEGGRVYILIAKGTADEAYYWSAIYKEREMKRLLKNLCEAVNRRLKKKLEEQKKEEKKEEKKEITLLDFINKDNINKEEKEESKVKIIVDVREKTMAKLLHDRADVELTTLEVGDYVLSDRVVVERKTAEDFVNSIIDKRLFNQLKDLKKVEKPILIIEGENFSRIHENALKGAILSIILDFGIPIIFTKDENDTADILIRIAEKEQIKEKRPVMIRHGKTAMSLKERQKFIVQSLPDVGGALAERLLKHFKTVEKVFTAKEEELLKVEGVGKERAKKIREVLTAEYKE; the protein is encoded by the coding sequence ATGTATATAACCCACCCATTGATAAAACCTAATAAATTAGAGGCAAGATTATATCAGCAGATAATAGCAGCAATGGCTTTAAATAAAAATACTTTAGTAGTTCTCCCAACTGGTTTAGGAAAGACAGCCATTGCTATATTAACAATAGCAGGAATGTTAACAAAAAAAGATGGGAAAGTCCTTTTCTTAGCTCCCACAAGACCACTTGTTGAGCAGCACTATAGAACATTGAAAGAAATATTGAACATTGATGAAGATAAAATAATAGCTTTAACAGGGAAAATTTCCCCAGATAAAAGGGAAAAGTTATATAGGCAGGGGAAAATATTTGTAGCTACCCCACAAGTTATAGAAAATGATATTATTTCAAAAAGGATAAATATAGATGAATTTGTCTTACTAATAGCTGATGAAGCACACCATACTGTAGGAAATCATGCATATTCCTTTGTAGCTAAGCACTTTAAAGATAAATGTAGAGTATTAGCCTTAACCGCTTCTCCAGGATCAGATATAGAGAAGATTTTAGAGATATGTGAAAACTTAGGAATTGAGCATATTGAGATAAGAACAGGAGATGAGCCTGATGTTAGACCTTATTTATTAACTGTAAAGATAATTCCTGTAAAAATTGATTTACCTTTAGAGTTTAGAAAAGCTTTAAAGCTATTAGATGAGGCTATAAAAGATAGATTAAAGTTTTTAAAAGAAAAAGGAGTTATTGATTCAGTAAGGATTACTAAAACTGATTTGATAGAGTTAAATAATAAATTATTCTCTTATGATGATGAAGTAAAATATGAGCTTATAAGAATTTGTTCAGAAGCCTTAAAATTGATGCATGCTAAGGAACTATTAGAAACCCAGGGGAAAAGTATTTTTTTAAATTATATGGAGAAATTACAAAACCAAAGAACAAAATCAGCTAAAAATATTTTTGAAGATAATAGAGTTAGGGAAGCTATTTTATTATTAAAAAATACTGATGTAGAACATCCAAAATTAAATAAAACTGTTGAGTTAGTTAAAAAAATACTAAATAATAATAAAAATGAAAGAATAATTGTTTTCACACAGTATAGGAATACAGTTGAAAAGATAGTTAATTTATTAAAACAGGAGGGGATTAATGCTATAAGATTTATAGGTCAGGCTAGTAGAGATGGAAAAGGTATGAGCCAAAAAGAACAAGTTGAAGCTATAGAAAGATTTAAAAATGAAGGGGGGGTTCTAGTTTCAACAAGTGTTTCTGAGGAAGGAATTGATATCCCTACTGTTAATTACATTATCTTCTATGAACCTGTACCATCAGAAATAAGATTTATTCAGAGAAGAGGAAGGGCAATGAGGGGGGAAGGGGGGAGAGTTTATATACTAATAGCTAAAGGCACAGCTGATGAGGCATACTATTGGTCAGCCATATATAAAGAGAGAGAAATGAAAAGATTGCTAAAAAATCTTTGTGAGGCAGTAAATAGAAGATTAAAAAAGAAATTAGAGGAGCAAAAAAAAGAAGAAAAGAAAGAGGAAAAGAAAGAAATAACTTTATTGGATTTTATAAATAAAGATAATATAAATAAAGAGGAGAAAGAAGAAAGTAAAGTGAAGATTATTGTTGACGTTAGAGAAAAAACAATGGCTAAGTTATTACATGATAGGGCTGATGTTGAACTTACAACATTAGAGGTTGGGGATTATGTGCTAAGTGATAGGGTAGTTGTTGAAAGAAAAACTGCTGAAGACTTTGTTAATTCAATTATAGATAAAAGATTATTTAATCAACTGAAAGATTTAAAAAAGGTAGAAAAACCAATATTAATAATTGAAGGAGAAAACTTTTCAAGAATACATGAAAATGCTTTAAAAGGAGCTATATTATCTATAATATTAGATTTTGGCATTCCAATAATCTTTACTAAAGATGAAAATGATACAGCTGATATTTTAATAAGAATAGCTGAGAAAGAGCAGATAAAAGAAAAAAGGCCTGTAATGATAAGGCATGGAAAAACAGCCATGAGTTTAAAAGAAAGACAAAAATTCATTGTTCAGAGTCTACCAGATGTTGGAGGGGCATTAGCTGAAAGATTGTTAAAACATTTTAAAACTGTTGAGAAAGTATTTACTGCTAAAGAGGAAGAACTTTTAAAAGTTGAGGGTGTGGGAAAAGAGAGAGCTAAAAAAATTAGAGAGGTTTTAACTGCAGAATATAAAGAGTAG
- a CDS encoding ribonuclease P protein component 4, whose amino-acid sequence MGNRKRLIKIAYERIDRLMSLAEEEAKKGNWERVKRYVYLARRIAMKMRIKFPKKWKRRFCKKCLTFWIFGKNARVRVKSKRYPHIVITCLECGKIYRIPMIKEKKEKRRSKWEK is encoded by the coding sequence ATGGGAAATAGAAAGAGATTAATAAAAATAGCTTATGAAAGGATTGATAGATTAATGAGTTTGGCTGAAGAAGAAGCAAAAAAAGGTAATTGGGAAAGAGTTAAAAGATATGTTTATTTGGCAAGAAGAATAGCAATGAAAATGAGAATAAAATTTCCTAAAAAGTGGAAAAGAAGATTTTGTAAAAAATGTTTAACATTCTGGATATTTGGAAAAAATGCTAGAGTTAGGGTTAAGAGTAAGAGATATCCTCATATAGTTATAACCTGTTTAGAGTGTGGTAAAATATATAGAATTCCTATGATTAAAGAGAAGAAAGAAAAAAGGAGATCTAAATGGGAAAAGTAA
- the cofH gene encoding 5-amino-6-(D-ribitylamino)uracil--L-tyrosine 4-hydroxyphenyl transferase CofH translates to MDLCKFKEREIKKREALELFEEEDFYDILKFADSLRKEIVGDIVTYVVNRNINFTNICVNNCRFCAFRVNERDKRAYFLDIDEIVKKAIEAKKLGCTEVCIQSGLHPKIDTYYQAKILKEIHEALKPYGDIHIHAFSPMEVYFGAENAGLDIKEALKILKESGLNSMPGTAAEILDDEIREIICPNKIKTKDWIRIIKTAHKLEIPTTATMMYGHIEEYKHIVNHIYIIKEIQEETGGFTEFVPLSFIYQNSPLYKEGLARAGASGIEDLKVIAISRIIFKDILKNIQASWVKLGKKMVQVALRCGANDVGGTLIEENISRSAGSEHGVSLSVKEIREMIERVNLIPKQRDTLYNIIR, encoded by the coding sequence ATGGATTTATGTAAGTTCAAAGAGAGAGAAATAAAAAAAAGAGAAGCTCTAGAGTTATTTGAAGAGGAAGATTTTTATGACATATTAAAATTTGCAGATAGTTTAAGAAAAGAGATTGTTGGGGATATTGTTACATATGTTGTTAATAGGAATATAAACTTTACAAATATATGTGTAAATAACTGCAGGTTCTGTGCATTCAGAGTTAATGAAAGAGATAAAAGGGCTTATTTTTTAGATATAGATGAAATTGTTAAAAAGGCAATAGAAGCTAAAAAGTTAGGATGTACAGAAGTTTGTATTCAAAGTGGTCTTCATCCAAAGATAGATACATATTATCAAGCTAAAATTCTTAAAGAAATTCATGAAGCTTTAAAACCTTATGGAGATATTCATATTCATGCTTTTTCACCAATGGAGGTTTATTTTGGGGCAGAAAATGCAGGTTTAGATATAAAAGAAGCTCTAAAAATATTAAAAGAATCTGGACTCAATTCTATGCCTGGAACTGCTGCAGAAATTTTAGATGATGAAATAAGGGAGATTATATGCCCAAATAAAATAAAAACTAAAGATTGGATAAGAATAATAAAAACTGCCCATAAGTTAGAAATCCCCACAACAGCAACAATGATGTATGGACATATAGAAGAGTATAAACATATTGTTAATCACATATATATTATTAAAGAAATTCAAGAAGAAACTGGAGGTTTTACTGAGTTTGTCCCCCTGTCATTTATTTATCAAAATTCTCCTCTTTATAAGGAAGGGTTAGCAAGAGCTGGAGCTTCTGGAATAGAGGATTTAAAAGTGATTGCAATAAGCAGAATAATATTTAAAGATATTTTGAAAAATATACAAGCTTCATGGGTAAAATTAGGTAAGAAAATGGTTCAAGTTGCTTTAAGATGTGGAGCTAATGATGTTGGGGGAACTTTGATAGAGGAGAATATATCAAGATCAGCAGGATCTGAACATGGAGTTTCTCTTTCAGTTAAAGAGATTAGGGAAATGATAGAAAGAGTTAATCTAATTCCAAAGCAGAGAGATACTCTATATAACATCATAAGGTGA
- the glmU gene encoding bifunctional sugar-1-phosphate nucleotidylyltransferase/acetyltransferase, giving the protein MDAVILAAGKGERLRPLTENRPKPLLPIAGKPILEHIIEKIYDKVDNIYVVVKYKREKIIEHFNNYDKIVFLNQGDLEGTGEALLTAENYISDEFIVINGDIVFEDSLDEILNYDYAIAVKKVNNPENFGVFLVDEKNNIIDLEEKPKFPKSNLINAGIYKLKRDIFKYLKEIPISERGEKELTDAIKLLIKEKEVKAIELKGYWNDIGYPWSLLEANKYFLDKIETKIDGEIEENVVIKGKVIIEKGAKIRANSVIEGPAIIKSGAIVGPLAYIRPYTVLMENTFVGNSSEVKGSIIMRNTKIPHLSYVGDSIIGENCNFGCNTITANLRFDNKPVKVNIKGKRVESVRKLGVIMGDNVKTGVQVSFMPGVKVGSNCWIGANCLIDRDVEKNSFIYKKDSLIIKKLQ; this is encoded by the coding sequence TTGGATGCTGTAATATTAGCTGCAGGTAAAGGAGAGAGATTAAGACCTCTAACAGAAAATAGGCCAAAACCATTATTACCCATAGCAGGAAAACCAATATTAGAACATATTATAGAAAAGATTTATGATAAAGTTGATAATATATATGTTGTTGTCAAATATAAAAGGGAGAAAATTATTGAACATTTTAATAACTATGATAAAATAGTTTTCCTAAATCAAGGAGATTTAGAAGGGACTGGAGAAGCTTTACTAACAGCTGAAAATTATATTTCTGATGAGTTTATAGTTATAAATGGTGATATTGTTTTTGAAGATAGTTTAGATGAGATATTAAATTATGATTACGCTATAGCTGTTAAAAAAGTAAATAATCCAGAGAATTTTGGGGTTTTTTTAGTTGATGAAAAAAATAATATTATAGATTTAGAAGAAAAGCCAAAATTCCCAAAATCTAATCTTATAAATGCAGGAATTTATAAACTTAAAAGAGATATTTTTAAATATTTAAAGGAAATCCCAATTTCAGAGAGGGGAGAAAAAGAATTAACAGATGCTATAAAACTGTTAATAAAAGAGAAAGAAGTTAAAGCTATAGAATTAAAAGGATATTGGAATGATATTGGTTATCCATGGAGCTTATTAGAAGCTAATAAATATTTTTTAGATAAAATAGAAACAAAAATAGATGGTGAAATAGAAGAAAATGTTGTTATTAAAGGGAAAGTTATTATTGAAAAAGGAGCTAAGATAAGAGCTAATTCAGTTATTGAAGGGCCAGCTATTATAAAAAGTGGGGCAATAGTAGGGCCACTAGCATATATAAGGCCATATACTGTTCTAATGGAAAATACTTTTGTAGGAAATTCTTCTGAAGTAAAAGGGAGTATAATAATGAGGAATACTAAAATTCCACATCTGTCTTATGTTGGGGATAGTATAATAGGGGAGAATTGTAATTTTGGATGTAACACAATAACAGCTAATTTAAGATTTGATAATAAACCTGTTAAAGTAAATATAAAAGGTAAGAGGGTTGAAAGTGTTAGAAAGTTAGGAGTTATAATGGGAGATAATGTAAAAACTGGAGTTCAAGTATCTTTTATGCCTGGAGTTAAAGTGGGAAGTAACTGTTGGATAGGGGCTAACTGTTTAATAGATAGGGATGTAGAAAAAAACTCTTTTATTTATAAAAAGGATAGTTTAATAATTAAAAAGTTACAATAA
- a CDS encoding coenzyme F420-0:L-glutamate ligase, whose protein sequence is MIKEKNKIEIIGLELPIFKGNDITLEKLADIISQYPIKDYDIIVIAETLISKAEGNIIERDKIIPTKEAIEIAKKINKDPKVVQVILNEAKEIVKIGKNFIITETKHGFVCANSGVDESNVLGIKTLPKDPDKSAEVIRKYIEKKTKKKIAVIISDSVGRPFRKGAIGIAIGVSGIIALWDRRGEKDLFGRELKSTEVAVADLIASAANLAMGEANEGVPVVIIRGAKVPFGNGKASDLIRNKEEDVFR, encoded by the coding sequence ATGATAAAAGAAAAAAATAAGATAGAAATTATAGGATTAGAGCTACCAATTTTTAAAGGAAATGATATAACTTTGGAGAAGTTGGCTGATATTATATCTCAATACCCTATAAAAGATTATGATATTATAGTAATAGCTGAAACTCTTATATCTAAAGCTGAAGGAAATATTATAGAAAGAGATAAAATTATCCCTACAAAAGAAGCTATTGAAATAGCTAAAAAAATAAATAAAGATCCTAAAGTTGTACAAGTTATATTAAATGAAGCTAAAGAGATTGTTAAAATTGGAAAAAATTTTATTATTACTGAGACCAAACATGGGTTTGTATGTGCTAATAGTGGAGTTGATGAAAGTAATGTTTTAGGTATTAAAACTCTTCCAAAAGATCCTGATAAGTCAGCAGAAGTGATAAGAAAATATATAGAAAAGAAAACTAAAAAGAAAATAGCTGTTATAATCTCTGATAGCGTAGGTAGGCCATTTAGAAAAGGAGCTATTGGGATAGCTATTGGGGTTTCTGGGATAATAGCTCTTTGGGATAGAAGAGGAGAAAAAGATTTATTTGGTAGGGAGTTAAAAAGCACAGAAGTAGCTGTAGCTGATCTAATAGCTAGTGCTGCAAATTTAGCTATGGGAGAAGCTAATGAAGGTGTGCCTGTAGTTATAATAAGAGGGGCTAAAGTACCATTTGGAAATGGTAAGGCTAGTGACCTTATTAGAAATAAGGAGGAAGATGTATTCAGATAA
- the taw3 gene encoding tRNA(Phe) 7-((3-amino-3-carboxypropyl)-4-demethylwyosine(37)-N(4))-methyltransferase Taw3: MFSEDKRRVLMELNLAIEEGLVDREVIPILEKINNLKNYYTTSSCIGRIGILEIPKDKNPKIFSRWLGKWHDYPKIEDIINSLNKAKEGYILFVMNSPILHIACKDIESAKKMLELAIHNGLKASSIKSISKRRVIVEILTTYKIDTPIGVDGKVYVNYQYLKFLLDYAIKKLKMSRELIYRWADKLWEIERD, translated from the coding sequence ATGTTTTCAGAAGATAAGAGAAGAGTTTTAATGGAATTGAATTTGGCTATAGAAGAGGGTTTAGTAGATAGAGAAGTTATTCCTATTTTAGAGAAGATTAACAATTTAAAAAATTACTATACAACAAGCTCCTGTATAGGTAGAATAGGGATTTTAGAAATTCCAAAGGATAAAAATCCGAAGATATTTTCAAGATGGTTAGGAAAATGGCATGATTATCCAAAGATAGAAGATATAATAAACTCATTGAATAAAGCTAAAGAAGGTTATATACTATTTGTTATGAACTCACCAATATTACATATAGCATGTAAAGATATAGAATCAGCTAAAAAAATGTTAGAACTTGCTATACACAATGGTTTAAAAGCTTCATCTATAAAAAGTATTTCAAAAAGAAGAGTAATAGTTGAGATATTAACAACATATAAAATAGACACTCCAATAGGTGTAGATGGAAAAGTTTATGTTAATTACCAATATCTAAAGTTTTTATTAGACTATGCTATAAAGAAATTAAAAATGAGTAGAGAGCTAATATATAGATGGGCAGATAAATTATGGGAAATAGAAAGAGATTAA
- the cobA gene encoding uroporphyrinogen-III C-methyltransferase produces MGKVILVGAGPGDKELITVKGLKAIKEADVIVYDDLIDKDLLNYNKNAELIYVGKRKGRHSYKQEDINKILIEKAKEGKTVVRLKGGDPFIFGRGGEEILALKEHNIPYEIIPGLSSATALPALAEIPLTHRKVARSFTVLTAHIEDGEVDFTKFNGDTLVILMGITKLKKIVNDLLKVRDKKTPIAIILKGATKEQKVIRGTLEDILDKAKNIEPPGIIVVGEVVNILQKN; encoded by the coding sequence ATGGGAAAAGTAATATTAGTTGGAGCTGGTCCTGGTGATAAAGAGCTTATAACAGTTAAAGGCTTAAAGGCTATTAAAGAGGCTGATGTAATAGTTTATGATGATTTAATAGATAAAGATCTTTTAAACTATAATAAAAATGCTGAATTAATTTATGTAGGAAAAAGGAAAGGTAGGCATTCATATAAGCAAGAGGATATTAATAAGATCCTTATAGAAAAGGCTAAAGAAGGAAAAACAGTTGTAAGGTTAAAAGGAGGAGATCCATTTATTTTTGGGAGAGGGGGAGAAGAAATTTTAGCTTTAAAAGAGCATAATATACCATATGAAATTATTCCAGGATTGAGCTCAGCTACGGCATTACCAGCATTAGCGGAAATTCCATTAACTCATAGAAAAGTGGCTAGATCTTTTACTGTTTTAACAGCCCATATAGAAGATGGAGAAGTAGACTTTACTAAGTTTAATGGAGACACTTTAGTAATTCTAATGGGGATAACTAAACTTAAAAAAATAGTTAATGATCTATTAAAAGTAAGGGATAAGAAAACCCCTATAGCAATAATTCTAAAAGGAGCTACAAAAGAACAGAAGGTTATTAGGGGAACATTAGAAGATATTTTAGATAAAGCTAAAAATATTGAACCTCCAGGAATAATAGTAGTTGGAGAGGTAGTTAATATATTACAAAAAAATTAG